In Lemur catta isolate mLemCat1 chromosome 1, mLemCat1.pri, whole genome shotgun sequence, one DNA window encodes the following:
- the P2RY1 gene encoding P2Y purinoceptor 1: MTEVLWPAVPNGTDAAFLAGPGSPWGNSTVASTAAVAGPFKCALTKTGFQFYYLPAVYILVFIIGFLGNSVAIWMFVFHMKPWSGISVYMFNLALADFLYVLTLPALIFYYFNKTDWIFGDAMCKLQRFIFHVNLYGSILFLTCISAHRYSGVVYPLKSLGRLKKKNAVYISVLVWLIVVAAISPILFYSGTGVRKNKTITCYDTTSDEYLRSYFIYSMCTTVAMFCVPLVLILGCYGLIVRALIYKDLDNSPLRRKSIYLVIIVLTVFGVSYIPFHVMKTMNLRARLDFQTPAMCAFNDRVYATYQVTRGLASLNSCVDPILYFLAGDTFRRRLSRATRKASRRSEANLQSKSEDMTLNILSEFKQNGDTSL, translated from the coding sequence ATGACCGAGGTGCTGTGGCCGGCTGTCCCCAACGGGACGGACGCTGCCTTCTTGGCCGGCCCGGGCTCTCCCTGGGGGAACAGCACTGTCGCCTCCACTGCAGCGGTCGCTGGCCCCTTCAAATGCGCCCTGACCAAGACGGGCTTCCAGTTCTACTACCTGCCGGCTGTCTACATCTTGGTGTTTATCATCGGCTTCCTGGGCAACAGCGTGGCCATCTGGATGTTCGTCTTCCATATGAAGCCCTGGAGCGGCATCTCGGTGTACATGTTCAACCTGGCTCTGGCCGACTTCTTGTACGTGCTCACTCTGCCAGCCCTCATCTTCTACTACTTCAATAAGACGGACTGGATCTTCGGGGACGCCATGTGCAAACTGCAGAGGTTCATCTTCCATGTGAACCTCTATGGCAGCATCTTGTTCCTGACGTGCATCAGTGCGCACCGGTACAGCGGGGTGGTGTACCCGCTCAAGTCCTTGGGCAGGCTCAAGAAGAAGAACGCGGTCTACATCAGCGTGCTGGTGTGGCTCATCGTGGTGGCGGCGATCTCCCCTATCCTCTTCTACTCGGGCACCGGGGTccggaaaaataaaaccatcaccTGCTATGACACCACCTCAGACGAGTACCTGCGAAGTTATTTCATCTACAGCATGTGCACCACCGTGGCCATGTTCTGTGTCCCCTTGGTGCTGATTCTGGGCTGTTATGGATTAATTGTGAGAGCTTTGATTTACAAAGACCTGGACAACTCTCCTCTGAGGAGAAAATCGATTTACCTGGTTATTATTGTACTGACTGTTTTTGGTGTGTCTTACATCCCTTTCCATGTGATGAAAACGATGAACTTGAGGGCCCGGCTGGATTTTCAGACCCCAGCAATGTGTGCTTTCAATGACAGGGTTTATGCCACTTATCAGGTAACAAGAGGTCTAGCAAGTCTCAACAGTTGTGTGGACCCCATTCTCTATTTCTTGGCAGGAGACACTTTCAGAAGGAGACTCTCACGGGCGACCAGGAAAGCTTCCAGAAGAAGTGAGGCAAATTTGCAATCCAAGAGTGAAGACATGAccctaaatattttatctgaGTTCAAGCAGAATGGAGATACAAGCTTGTGA